One Campylobacter sp. RM16192 genomic region harbors:
- the arsS gene encoding arsenosugar biosynthesis radical SAM (seleno)protein ArsS (Some members of this family are selenoproteins.) codes for MNEMQIEFDFPKTMQLNITKKCNMSCYHCHVEAHPKRTEMMEKDIIDKSLMVFKKFGFSELDITGGAPEMNENLEYILFKFTPFAKEIFVRTNLTILLDPQYQKFIEIYKKFNVTIMASVPFYEKDFNDAMRGKGSFEKQILALNLINKAGISNINLIYNPNGAYLPPNQIDLEAKYKEELKKYNVSFNKLLCICNLPIGNFAKMLKRFDEYDEYIDLLVENFKEQNLQSVMCRTLINVAFDGTIYDCDFNAALNLESKIRSLDDALKATNLNRTIKTAEHCLACVSGDGFGCFGTKTT; via the coding sequence ATGAATGAAATGCAGATAGAATTTGACTTCCCAAAAACTATGCAGTTAAATATAACCAAAAAGTGTAATATGAGCTGTTACCACTGTCATGTAGAGGCACATCCAAAGCGAACTGAGATGATGGAAAAAGATATTATAGATAAATCTTTGATGGTGTTCAAAAAATTTGGTTTTAGCGAGCTTGACATTACCGGTGGTGCACCTGAGATGAATGAAAATTTAGAGTATATACTCTTTAAATTCACTCCCTTTGCTAAAGAGATTTTTGTTCGCACAAATTTAACTATACTTTTGGATCCACAATATCAAAAATTTATAGAAATTTATAAAAAATTTAACGTTACTATTATGGCATCTGTTCCTTTTTATGAAAAGGATTTTAATGATGCTATGCGCGGTAAAGGAAGCTTTGAAAAGCAGATTTTAGCATTAAATTTGATAAATAAGGCTGGTATTAGTAATATAAATTTGATATATAATCCTAATGGAGCTTATCTGCCGCCAAACCAAATTGATCTTGAGGCAAAATATAAAGAGGAGCTAAAAAAATACAACGTTAGTTTCAATAAGCTATTGTGTATTTGCAACCTACCTATAGGAAATTTTGCTAAGATGCTTAAAAGGTTTGATGAGTATGATGAGTACATTGATCTTTTGGTCGAAAATTTTAAAGAGCAAAATTTGCAGAGTGTAATGTGCAGAACTCTTATTAACGTGGCTTTTGACGGAACAATTTATGATTGTGATTTTAATGCCGCACTTAATCTTGAATCCAAAATACGTTCTTTGGACGATGCTTTAAAAGCTACTAATTTAAATAGAACGATTAAAACCGCCGAACATTGTCTTGCTTGTGTAAGCGGAGACGGATTCGGTTGTTTTGGCACAAAAACTACTTGA
- a CDS encoding rhodanese-like domain-containing protein: MNVAFGKILKVVVALFAVGLLTACSDNKVSSEGKMSGADLAKIQADNKEKEKYLVIDVRSADEYKAGHLKHAINIPFDQVANRLSELDGYQNKDIVVYCNTGNKSGKVEKQLKEKGFTKVINAEGVKQYNYDLYKFGSINANQFNQISSNPNLLVIDVRAKKDYDEGHIQGAINIPDGEPLENYKAILEANKDKKIVAHCYTGNRSAKLVETLTAQGYDASNLLDGTKEYKYNLVK; encoded by the coding sequence ATGAATGTTGCTTTTGGCAAAATTTTGAAGGTTGTCGTTGCGCTTTTTGCGGTTGGACTTTTAACTGCTTGCTCGGATAACAAAGTAAGCAGTGAAGGCAAAATGAGTGGTGCTGATTTAGCTAAAATTCAAGCTGATAACAAAGAGAAAGAAAAATATCTAGTTATCGATGTTAGAAGTGCTGATGAATATAAAGCGGGACATTTAAAGCATGCAATTAATATCCCTTTTGACCAAGTTGCAAATAGATTAAGCGAGTTAGACGGTTATCAAAACAAAGATATAGTAGTTTATTGCAACACTGGAAATAAAAGTGGAAAAGTAGAGAAGCAATTAAAAGAAAAAGGCTTTACTAAAGTAATTAATGCCGAGGGAGTTAAGCAGTATAACTATGATCTTTATAAATTTGGAAGCATTAACGCTAATCAATTTAATCAAATATCATCAAATCCTAATTTATTAGTTATTGATGTAAGAGCGAAGAAAGATTATGATGAAGGACATATACAAGGAGCTATCAACATACCTGATGGAGAGCCACTAGAAAACTACAAAGCAATTTTAGAGGCCAATAAAGATAAAAAGATAGTAGCCCACTGCTATACAGGAAATAGAAGTGCCAAACTTGTTGAGACTTTAACAGCCCAAGGATACGATGCATCAAATTTACTTGATGGAACAAAAGAGTATAAATACAATTTAGTAAAATAA
- a CDS encoding calcineurin phosphoesterase produces the protein MTGCTNDYIIEFNDQPELQTDELWIAGGMYGNIYAIEKLNEVALGKTIVYNGDLHWFDASKESFDKVEELSKDSIKLNGNVEVELKRVENLGCGCNYPSYEQEVIVKNAELIHARLKSIGSDFSIFEDRKTTMHVNVAGVKVAITHGDEKSLNGWGFDHEVLKTKTRQDEIFNWFQKTKFDIIATSHTCKAAVLNFSNKVILNNGSAGMPNFSEFVSGLVTRIASTPNEKALFRSKIGDVFAELILLKYNKKEFLRYFEELWSEDSAASISYKARILGYGCPLSYKDINFGGFKEA, from the coding sequence ATGACAGGTTGCACAAATGACTATATCATAGAATTTAACGATCAGCCAGAACTTCAAACAGATGAACTTTGGATAGCTGGTGGTATGTATGGCAACATTTATGCTATAGAGAAATTGAACGAAGTAGCACTTGGTAAAACAATAGTTTATAATGGAGATTTGCATTGGTTTGATGCTAGTAAAGAATCCTTTGATAAAGTTGAGGAGTTAAGCAAGGATAGTATTAAACTAAATGGAAATGTGGAAGTAGAGTTGAAAAGAGTTGAAAATTTAGGTTGCGGGTGCAACTATCCATCTTACGAACAAGAAGTCATAGTAAAAAACGCCGAACTAATCCATGCTAGGCTTAAAAGCATAGGTTCTGATTTTTCTATATTTGAAGACAGAAAAACAACTATGCATGTAAATGTTGCTGGCGTAAAGGTAGCTATAACTCATGGTGACGAAAAGAGTCTTAATGGCTGGGGATTTGATCATGAGGTTTTGAAAACAAAAACAAGGCAAGATGAGATATTTAATTGGTTTCAAAAAACAAAATTTGACATTATAGCCACTAGCCATACCTGCAAAGCGGCTGTTTTAAATTTCTCAAACAAAGTAATATTAAACAACGGTTCAGCCGGCATGCCTAATTTTAGTGAATTTGTATCAGGCCTAGTAACTAGAATAGCTTCTACTCCAAACGAAAAAGCACTATTTAGATCGAAAATTGGCGATGTGTTTGCGGAGCTTATACTGCTTAAATACAATAAAAAAGAATTTTTAAGATATTTTGAGGAACTTTGGAGCGAAGACTCGGCAGCCAGTATTAGCTACAAGGCTAGAATTTTAGGATACGGCTGTCCTTTAAGCTATAAAGATATAAATTTTGGCGGCTTTAAGGAAGCTTAG
- a CDS encoding helix-turn-helix transcriptional regulator encodes MLNSFYENQDYKQLLECIKSQFAGRVMLNREQTVKLLGIGVSTLDLRIAEGRDIPRYIKIGDAKNSRIAFSITDIAAYIFQKRIKISGQ; translated from the coding sequence ATGTTAAATAGTTTTTATGAAAATCAAGATTATAAACAGCTTCTTGAGTGTATAAAGTCCCAATTTGCTGGTAGGGTGATGCTAAATAGAGAGCAGACTGTAAAGCTACTTGGTATTGGGGTTTCAACGCTTGATCTACGTATTGCAGAAGGTAGGGATATACCACGCTATATCAAGATAGGCGATGCAAAAAATTCTCGTATAGCTTTTTCGATAACAGATATAGCTGCTTATATATTTCAAAAAAGAATTAAGATCAGCGGACAGTAG
- a CDS encoding type II toxin-antitoxin system RelE family toxin, which produces MKVNFSKNALKELKKLDNSVGIKILKKLKEIEGLDNPRDEGKPLIGNLSGLWRYRVGGYRIICKIKDYKLIVLVLGVRNRSDAYDGEFDSC; this is translated from the coding sequence ATGAAAGTAAATTTCAGTAAAAATGCGTTAAAAGAGCTTAAGAAGTTAGATAATAGTGTTGGCATTAAAATACTTAAAAAACTAAAAGAGATAGAAGGCTTAGATAATCCTCGTGATGAAGGTAAACCACTTATAGGAAATCTATCCGGTCTTTGGAGATATAGAGTCGGAGGATACAGAATAATATGCAAGATAAAAGATTATAAGCTTATAGTACTTGTACTTGGTGTTAGAAATAGAAGCGATGCTTATGATGGTGAGTTTGATAGTTGTTGA
- the relB gene encoding type II toxin-antitoxin system RelB family antitoxin, which yields MQISVRLDKDIGTKLERLAKDTKRTKSFYVQEAIKRFLEDMNDYIDAMEELKKIESDPNPQFYTLDEVAKELGVKI from the coding sequence ATGCAAATTTCAGTTAGACTAGATAAAGATATAGGAACTAAGCTTGAGAGATTAGCAAAAGATACCAAACGAACAAAAAGCTTTTACGTTCAAGAAGCTATAAAAAGATTCTTAGAAGATATGAATGATTATATAGATGCCATGGAAGAGTTAAAAAAGATAGAGAGTGATCCTAATCCTCAGTTTTATACTCTTGATGAAGTAGCTAAAGAGCTTGGCGTAAAAATATGA
- a CDS encoding response regulator, translating into MDILLKNSYDINVMFLKHKQEQISTSKLTNNELIKVGNETLSKDEYIARQNDLLKSATDILMQNSQAYLYKGGLDMVGDMGVGYGGQSSYYNNMPAWAKVLNSNRITREEYNKLGMSHESYGYGFSIGLSESSTRLEQFTDSGYFKGNKSDNILEYKQNLNRYAKEKTIKTQYGDVEVFLDLYGDNDKLGIGNFSSNALLFNFDSNADGILNSSDKLFSKLKVRGYDKDGNEKIANLSDVTKGIDLAQFIKKEINADITRSWVDDINASLRKLGRNEVDTSKIDNRMFYYQDNPYTTFSAESRYQKIDRSDTKKFFDTYVNKDGWVDLRNNNIFNKDSGFNNFAYEKVGFDGKLKLSEFNPILESDTPKDKNFSYTGYQRSSFMKFYNDYNKELDAHTKDIEWLSKNLKDYDVENADEYISKLKDSKSSYMLAMENEFKKATGLEFSLSNLEKVKRAFESDSNKAALSLNDSDSVIAMRMNSNGTITLKFDSGREIDVRDLYTDTGRLNTSGDKRASINLEAKNMSKEELNSLDFETIAIKQDDKFVSLKELGATAISKIMKNNELRFLIHLANNNIISSNELYNISYLNHTLNSNDKQIQDKDRFYKRVDVRV; encoded by the coding sequence ATGGATATTCTACTAAAAAACAGCTATGACATTAATGTTATGTTTTTGAAACACAAACAAGAACAAATTTCAACCTCTAAACTTACCAATAATGAGCTTATAAAAGTAGGTAACGAAACACTAAGCAAAGATGAATATATAGCCAGACAAAACGATCTTTTAAAATCTGCTACCGATATACTAATGCAAAACTCTCAAGCCTATTTATATAAAGGTGGCTTGGATATGGTAGGCGATATGGGCGTAGGATATGGCGGTCAAAGTAGTTATTATAACAATATGCCTGCATGGGCGAAAGTTTTAAATTCAAATAGAATCACTAGAGAAGAATATAATAAGCTCGGTATGAGCCATGAGAGTTACGGATACGGCTTTTCTATCGGTTTATCAGAGTCATCAACTCGTTTAGAGCAATTTACCGATAGTGGATATTTTAAAGGAAACAAATCAGATAATATCTTAGAATACAAGCAAAATTTAAATCGATACGCAAAAGAAAAAACTATAAAAACCCAATACGGTGACGTAGAGGTATTTTTAGACTTATATGGAGATAATGATAAACTAGGTATAGGTAATTTTAGCTCAAATGCTTTACTTTTTAACTTTGATAGTAACGCAGACGGAATATTAAATTCAAGCGATAAGCTGTTTAGTAAGCTTAAGGTAAGAGGATACGATAAAGATGGAAATGAAAAGATAGCGAATTTAAGCGATGTTACTAAAGGTATAGATTTAGCTCAGTTTATTAAAAAAGAGATAAATGCCGACATAACAAGATCATGGGTAGATGATATAAATGCTTCTTTAAGAAAATTAGGCAGAAACGAAGTTGATACTTCAAAAATAGATAATCGTATGTTTTATTATCAAGATAACCCCTACACAACCTTTTCAGCCGAATCCAGATACCAAAAAATAGATAGATCTGATACTAAAAAGTTCTTTGATACTTATGTAAATAAAGACGGATGGGTAGATCTAAGAAACAATAACATATTTAACAAAGATAGCGGATTTAATAACTTCGCTTATGAAAAGGTTGGATTTGACGGAAAGCTAAAGCTGAGCGAGTTTAATCCTATATTAGAATCAGACACTCCTAAAGATAAAAACTTCTCATATACAGGATATCAAAGAAGTAGCTTTATGAAGTTTTATAACGATTACAATAAAGAGCTTGACGCTCACACTAAAGATATAGAGTGGCTAAGTAAGAATTTAAAAGATTACGATGTAGAAAACGCAGATGAGTATATATCTAAGCTAAAAGATAGTAAGTCATCTTATATGCTTGCTATGGAAAATGAGTTTAAAAAAGCTACGGGATTAGAATTTAGCTTATCAAATTTAGAGAAAGTAAAAAGAGCCTTTGAATCAGATAGTAATAAAGCTGCACTATCATTAAACGATAGCGATAGTGTAATAGCTATGAGAATGAATAGTAACGGAACTATAACTTTAAAATTTGATAGCGGTAGAGAGATAGACGTAAGAGATCTATATACCGATACGGGCAGATTAAATACTTCAGGAGATAAAAGAGCAAGCATAAACCTTGAAGCTAAGAATATGAGTAAAGAAGAACTAAACAGCCTTGACTTTGAAACCATAGCTATTAAACAAGATGATAAATTTGTAAGTCTAAAAGAGCTTGGAGCGACAGCGATAAGTAAGATAATGAAAAACAATGAATTAAGGTTTTTAATACATCTAGCTAATAACAATATAATAAGCTCAAATGAGCTATACAATATCTCATATCTTAACCATACTCTAAATAGTAACGATAAACAGATACAAGATAAGGATAGGTTTTATAAGAGAGTGGATGTGAGGGTGTGA